One segment of Niveibacterium microcysteis DNA contains the following:
- a CDS encoding caspase family protein, whose amino-acid sequence MPGIKATAREQCHGYLRSMPSAGGDVCAALRILQDYWPPTCSGDGVLVPTIQAHRNTGSPSMRRTSATLSISRRHFLALPLLAAATRLGATQGQKRLALVVGNHLYPDPFDLPPIPKNIRDVSAALELRGFQVATAADLVTPAFLGAIRDFANRVRTAGPDAVALFFFSGHGVQVEAENLLLSAGLNPASAARDLLGQAIRLRRDVLDILPQRPEGLTMAVIDACRTSISSVTRDTDGLNQIEPPPGALVAFATGAGRPAISPVDPAQNTFYTGSFVKVLKQAPDDVSFSDFFRMVKTDVTRTMESHPVRAIRQIAQIPYIAENTRQRTRLGLGTETVPMAADEQGAWAEVEAATWPADVISRAENYLRAYPEGRFAASATVARDGAREAATALGARDVRLYRSAFATDVGDSDYRSDLGKVVRGDKDAAARIGRMYRDGTHRIAADLKRWEGWLQLAVELGNGIASYELALHYRATDQPHLASRYEGRARALGFTPPPTLDNTRK is encoded by the coding sequence TTGCCGGGCATCAAGGCGACAGCACGAGAACAATGCCACGGATATTTGCGAAGTATGCCGTCGGCAGGCGGTGATGTGTGTGCAGCGTTACGCATCCTGCAAGATTATTGGCCGCCAACTTGCTCTGGTGATGGTGTTCTTGTGCCTACAATCCAGGCTCATCGAAACACTGGATCGCCCTCAATGCGCCGTACATCCGCCACGCTGTCGATCTCGCGCCGCCACTTTCTTGCGCTGCCCTTGCTCGCAGCGGCCACTCGGCTTGGCGCAACACAGGGTCAGAAGCGCCTGGCGCTGGTTGTGGGTAACCACCTGTACCCCGATCCGTTTGATTTGCCACCGATTCCGAAGAACATTCGCGACGTTAGTGCTGCGCTCGAACTACGCGGCTTTCAGGTCGCGACGGCCGCCGATCTGGTTACACCCGCCTTTCTTGGTGCTATCCGTGATTTCGCGAATCGCGTGCGGACGGCGGGCCCAGATGCTGTGGCGCTGTTCTTCTTCTCAGGACATGGCGTGCAGGTGGAGGCCGAAAATCTGTTGCTGTCGGCGGGGCTCAATCCAGCGAGTGCAGCGCGCGATCTGTTGGGGCAGGCAATCCGGCTGCGGCGGGATGTTCTGGACATCTTGCCGCAGCGGCCGGAGGGTTTGACCATGGCCGTCATCGATGCGTGCCGGACGTCGATCAGTTCGGTTACGCGGGACACAGATGGTCTCAATCAGATCGAGCCACCGCCTGGCGCGCTAGTTGCCTTCGCCACCGGTGCTGGACGCCCGGCGATCTCACCGGTCGATCCAGCGCAGAACACTTTCTACACAGGCTCGTTCGTCAAGGTTTTGAAGCAAGCGCCGGACGACGTGTCGTTCTCCGACTTCTTCCGCATGGTCAAGACCGATGTGACGCGAACGATGGAGAGCCATCCTGTGCGCGCCATACGACAGATCGCGCAGATCCCGTATATCGCGGAGAACACCCGTCAACGTACGCGCCTGGGCCTTGGGACGGAGACTGTACCGATGGCTGCGGACGAGCAGGGCGCTTGGGCGGAGGTTGAGGCGGCGACGTGGCCAGCCGACGTGATCAGTCGCGCGGAGAATTACCTGCGCGCCTACCCAGAGGGGCGCTTTGCCGCAAGCGCAACGGTTGCGCGCGATGGTGCTCGCGAAGCAGCAACGGCGCTGGGCGCGCGTGATGTACGGTTGTATCGCAGTGCGTTCGCGACCGACGTCGGTGACAGTGATTACCGCAGCGATCTCGGCAAGGTTGTTCGCGGCGACAAGGACGCTGCCGCGCGCATCGGGCGCATGTATCGCGATGGAACGCACCGCATCGCGGCAGATTTGAAGCGCTGGGAGGGTTGGCTGCA